The sequence below is a genomic window from Ipomoea triloba cultivar NCNSP0323 chromosome 2, ASM357664v1.
TATACTTGTCTCAGGTTGAAATTAAGAGGGCTGAACCAAAGCGAGCTGGTGGAGATCGTGCAAGTGAAAGCAGGATGCATCGTGGCAACAGTAACATGCACTCATATGGCAATGTGAACGGTGATGCAGAGGATTTTGGCGGTGGATATGGCGGGAAAATGCGCAAGGGATATGGTGGTGGTTATGATGGATACGGCAACTATGGTCCTTATGGAAACTACGCTGGGAATTACGGAATGGGTTCTGCAGGATTCTACGGTGGATATGGCGGGTATGGTTATGGATATGGATTTGGTGGATCCATGTAcggtgctgctgctgctgctggatACAGTGGCAACAGCTATGTAATTCCTGGTAATTATGGTGGTTCGAGTGGGTACGCTGCTGCAGGTGCTGGTAAAGGATACGCCAATACAGGGCACGGTGGTGCAAAAGGCTATGGCAGCGTAGGCGGTGACGGTGAATACGATGGGGGCGAAGTCCACGGAAGCAGCGGTAATGACACTGCATACGGCGGTGCCAAAGGTTACGGGGGCAATGTTTACGGAAACGAGGGTGCAGCTGCCGGAAGGTTCCATCCTTACCGGAAGTGAGACCGACCATCTGTTGGCTACGTGTTTTAAgcctttgtttaaaaaattttaatgtgggGGGTTTATATGATTTTGATTGAGACGAGTTCCATATTTGGTTTTGCCTAACCTCTTCAGGATGTATTATTAGTGTCATGATTTTGGGTGAGTGCAGCAATTGTACCGTCCTAGAATATGTTTTAAGTTGCCATTTGTGGATTGCATAATACACTCCCTTTTTTCCTCTTGGCAGCCCTTCTAGTTATTTTGATATGAGATTGCAGTGTTTTAGATAGTGTAGGGTTTCTTTTTTGGGATTCAAATGATGTATTTACATCCGACATTTTGTCTTGTATCATATTTTGTTCCTTATCTGTGTCATTTTACTTAAAGTGTGCCAACACAATCCTCAATTAAAGACGATTTCATAATTTTGTATTAGAAAGTTACAAATTTAACTCTTGTTAATATTCTCGCGGTGATTCATTTGGAATGAATTTATCTATCATTCTATCTGAGAGTGACAAGCATGATTACATATATAGCCGATAGTTTAAGAGGAAAATCACCACGGTCTAGGGTAATGATTTATGCAAGAATGGTGACAATAAAGATAATGATTTATGCAAGAATGGTGAcaataaagaaagaaataaacccAGTGGTTAGGTTAGGATTGGGAGTAAGGGGGGAGCCCATTTCCTGGCATCCTGCAATCGTTAGAGAGAAAAGGACAAAAAGAAGAGGACTGAGGAGAGAATGGCAAAGGTGTTGATGGACAAGGTGGTATCCAAATCCAATTGCATCCTCTCAATTTCAAACACTAGAACCATGGCAAGCTGCTCAACCTTCTGCCCTCCACTGCCCACTCGCTTCAGCACATCTTCTCTCTCACCCAAACCTCAATTCTTCGTCTCCTTCAAGGCTTTCTCTTCTCAAACACCCAAAGGTACActcttttttcttccatttcgAGTTTTGTTCCTCTCTCTTCCCAATTTGGGGCATTGTACGTACGATGCGAACCACAATTGCCCAATCAAGATTCTATCTTTATGTAAATTGGAGTGTGGGGTTTAACAATTGCTACCCGGTGATCAAACATTTATTGGATTTTGGCAAATGCATCATTCCTTAGCTTCGTTCTAACTCATGTTTTATTTTGTCTCTGGCAGATGAGTCTCCAAAACGTATTGGCTTTCTGGGCCTTGGAATCATGGGTTCCCCAATGGCACAAAATCTTATTAAAGCTGGGTATGTCttcacttcttttcttttccaatgCTGAACAACTTCTTCTTCTCTGCATAGCCATTCCTCTTTATTGTAAGTTGGAACTATTACAATCTAAGCTATCCAACCTCAATTTACTTGTTGCAGATGTGATGTGACAGTTTGGAATAGGACAAAGAGTAAATGTGATCCTCTCATCTCCTTGGGTGCAAAGTAAGTGCTCCATATATGGTGTGATATGTACTCTGATTATCTGAAATGTATATTTGGTGTGAAAAAACTCAATTCCAGAACTAGAAACACTTGCTTGATGTtttaatgtttgtttgttttcggGTAGCTTCAATGTTGTACATATCCTTGTTGGCTTGTTTTCCATGCTTTTTAGTGGACAATAAAGAGAGAATCCTTCTGCAGATATAAGTCTTTGCCCGAGGAAGTGACAGCATCCTGTGATTTCACTTTTGCAATGCTTGCTGATCCCGAAAGTGCAGTGAGTTTGTTTCGTTGATTTGCTTGCCTTGCCTTGTGTTGTGTTGTGTGTGTAGTGGGTAGTTACAATAAGAGCGTTTATCAGGTGGATGTTGCTTGTGGAAAACATGGTGCTGCAAGTGGACTCAGTCCGGGAAAAGGGTATCTTTTGTTGTTCCCGTTCGATAATGATTTCTTCCAAACTATATGCATACCTACGACTATTTAGTTTAAATTGTGTACGGGGAATTGCAGTTATGTCGATGTCTCTACAGTTGACGGTTCCACTTCTAAACTCATCAATAAGCACATTAAAGCTACTGGAGCTCTATTTTTGGAGGTGAGTTCAAAACGTACATTTCCACTTCCGTTGAAATTAAACATGAGAATGAAGTTGATATTTGCATTGTTCCATAAGCAATC
It includes:
- the LOC116007628 gene encoding glyoxylate/succinic semialdehyde reductase 2, chloroplastic translates to MAKVLMDKVVSKSNCILSISNTRTMASCSTFCPPLPTRFSTSSLSPKPQFFVSFKAFSSQTPKDESPKRIGFLGLGIMGSPMAQNLIKAGCDVTVWNRTKSKCDPLISLGAKYKSLPEEVTASCDFTFAMLADPESAVDVACGKHGAASGLSPGKGYVDVSTVDGSTSKLINKHIKATGALFLEAPVSGSKKPAEDGQLIFLTAGDRSLYDMVASELDVMGKSRFYLGEVGNGAAMKLVVNMIMGSMMASFSEGLILSEKVGLDPSVLVEVISQGAINAPMYSMKGPSMVKSLYPTAFPLKHQQKDLRLALGLAESVSQPTPIAAAANELYKVAKSHGLSDQDFSAVIEALKVKLQEKTEN